Proteins encoded in a region of the Prunus persica cultivar Lovell chromosome G4, Prunus_persica_NCBIv2, whole genome shotgun sequence genome:
- the LOC109949031 gene encoding 7-deoxyloganetin glucosyltransferase-like, whose protein sequence is MDSREVATKPHAVCIPFPYQSHIKAMLKFAKLLNHRGFHITFVNTEFNHKRFLKSQGPNSLVGLPDFQFEAFPDSLPDSDEDATPDATLLCESIRKKKFLAPFHALLAKLNNDAISTSHNPPVTCIVSDGFMSAFTITAAEEIGVPIALFYTIAACSFMGFKQLRAVVEKGLFPLKDESCFKNGYLDTVIDWIPGMRDIRLRDLPTFARNTNLDDTGFNFIMEETERAHEASAVVLHTFHALETDVLEALSSMLPHVYTVGPLQLHLNQIPEHPLKMGYSPWKEETECLEWLNTKAPNSVVYVNFGSVAVVTPEQLVEFGWGLANSKLPFFWVIRPDLVVGESAILPPEFVAETKERSLIAGWCPQEQVLNHPSVGGFLMHSGWNSTVESLTAGVPMLCWPFFGDQQMDCRYTCNEWGIGMEISDDAKREEVEKLIKELMEGEKGKKMKNKVMEWKKLAEEATGPHGSSSTNLDNLVNQLLLRKS, encoded by the exons ATGGATTCCAGAGAAGTAGCAACTAAGCCACATGCTGTTTGCATTCCATTCCCTTATCAAAGCCATATAAAGGCAATGCTTAAATTTGCAAAGCTCCTCAACCACCGAGGTTTTCATATAACCTTTGTTAACACAGAGTTCAATCACAAGCGCTTTCTTAAATCTCAAGGACCCAATTCCCTTGTTGGCTTGcctgattttcaattcgaagcCTTCCCGGATAGCCTTCCGGATTCAGATGAAGATGCCACACCAGATGCCACCTTGCTTTGTGAATccatcaggaaaaaaaaattcttggcTCCCTTTCATGCCCTCCTTGCAAAACTCAACAATGATGCCATATCAACATCCCACAATCCTCCTGTGACTTGCATAGTTTCAGATGGTTTCATGTCCGCGTTCACAATCACAGCTGCTGAAGAAATCGGAGTCCCTATAGCGCTGTTCTACACTATAGCTGCCTGCAGCTTCATGGGATTTAAACAACTTCGCGCTGTGGTCGAAAAAggactttttccactcaaag ATGAGAGCTGTTTCAAAAATGGCTATCTGGACACCGTAATAGATTGGATCCCAGGAATGAGAGATATCCGTTTAAGGGATCTCCCGACCTTCGCGCGAAACACAAATCTGGATGACACCGGATTTAACTTCATCATGGAAGAAACCGAAAGAGCTCATGAAGCTTCAGCAGTTGTTCTTCATACTTTTCATGCCTTGGAGACAGATGTTTTGGAAGCTCTCTCATCTATGCTTCCCCATGTGTACACCGTTGGCCCTCTTCAATTGCATCTCAATCAGATACCAGAGCACCCTTTGAAAATGGGATACAGTCcatggaaagaagaaactgaATGCCTCGAGTGGCTAAACACCAAGGCACCAAACTCAGTTGTCTATGTGAATTTCGGCAGTGTAGCAGTCGTGACACCAGAACAGCTTGTGGAGTTTGGGTGGGGACTTGCAAATAGCAAGCTTCCATTCTTTTGGGTAATTAGACCTGATCTAGTTGTTGGAGAATCAGCTATTTTGCCGCCTGAGTTTGTGGCTGAAACTAAGGAAAGAAGTCTAATAGCTGGGTGGTGCCCACAAGAGCAAGTCCTCAACCACCCCTCAGTTGGAGGATTTTTAATGCACAGCGGTTGGAATTCAACAGTTGAGAGCCTTACTGCAGGAGTTCCTATGCTCTGTTGGCCATTCTTCGGGGACCAGCAAATGGACTGTCGCTATACTTGCAATGAATGGGGAATTGGCATGGAGATTAGTGATGATGCGAAGAGGGAAGAGGTAGAGAAGCTTATCAAAGAGTTAATGGAGGGAGAGAAGGgtaagaagatgaaaaataaggTCATGGAGTGGAAGAAACTTGCAGAAGAAGCTACTGGTCCACATGGTTCTTCATCCACAAACTTAGACAATTTAGTGAATCAACTGCTATTGAGAAAAAGTTAA